A DNA window from Natronosalvus rutilus contains the following coding sequences:
- a CDS encoding putative toxin-antitoxin system toxin component, PIN family, producing the protein MRVVLDTNGLISSVIATGVPHEIVVEGFSNEYQIVVSVATLTEFRDTLLKYPEKFHMDEGDVQQEVETIRYFAEFVAPDEDITAVEADPDDDKFLEAAVAGNVDYIVSGDRHLLDLDSFRGIDIVEPRAFYELLTSR; encoded by the coding sequence ATGAGAGTTGTTCTCGATACGAACGGACTCATTTCGAGCGTCATCGCGACCGGCGTGCCCCACGAAATCGTCGTCGAGGGGTTTAGCAACGAGTATCAGATCGTCGTCTCCGTCGCGACGCTCACAGAGTTTCGAGACACCCTGCTCAAATATCCGGAGAAGTTTCATATGGACGAGGGAGACGTCCAGCAGGAGGTCGAAACGATCCGCTATTTCGCAGAATTCGTCGCTCCGGATGAAGATATTACCGCGGTCGAGGCCGATCCTGACGATGACAAGTTCCTCGAAGCTGCCGTAGCGGGCAACGTCGACTACATCGTCTCCGGGGATCGCCATCTCCTCGATCTCGATTCGTTCCGAGGGATCGATATTGTCGAGCCAAGAGCGTTCTACGAACTTCTCACGTCCCGGTGA
- a CDS encoding AbrB/MazE/SpoVT family DNA-binding domain-containing protein: MSTDDPEVTTVTSKGQITIPSRLRKQFGLEKGTKLMVVPTDYGLVLKKLELPSVEEFQQRVEERAETVDLSMEEVNELVHDARGADE, from the coding sequence ATGAGTACTGACGACCCTGAAGTCACGACGGTGACGTCGAAGGGGCAGATCACCATCCCAAGTCGGCTACGCAAACAGTTCGGCCTCGAAAAGGGGACGAAGCTGATGGTCGTCCCAACGGACTACGGCCTCGTATTGAAGAAACTCGAGTTGCCGTCCGTCGAGGAGTTCCAACAACGAGTCGAGGAACGCGCTGAGACGGTCGACCTCTCAATGGAGGAAGTCAACGAGTTGGTGCATGATGCGCGGGGCGCTGATGAATGA
- a CDS encoding multicopper oxidase family protein, giving the protein MVDHDERSNSGLSRRDLMVISSAVGVSGLAGCSTPSADIEPEERPPEQSDARTILDHTSPTLEKWVTDLPKPGIVEPVGSKDDRPYYELEMQEFDQEMHPDLPATTVWGYEGQFPGPTIEAEKGEPIYVRWENKLPDEHLLPVDTTIHSGMVPYDIPGVRAVTHLHGGNIEHESDGKAQGWYTRDFAETGPTFEKKDYFYVNDQPASALWYHDHSVGITRLNVYAGLAGLYILRSDEERELGLPSGEYEIPLVLQDRSFNDDGSLFYPTTVADAPDDESFPDPSIISEFYGDTSVVNGKAWPRLSVSPRTYRFRILNGSNCRFYNLDLREYDESSETVGDTGPSFVQIGNDGGLLSEPAELDDRLELGPGKRGDVVVDFSEWEGETLLLHNDAPAMYRAEFSSEDDDVVSLPEILLVDVSDSAAEENTSPIPSNLADVPEISLDTVDNIRYLPLLMQRDEYGRNLHKLGNEEHMSGLALDDPVTEDPRLGDTEIWSIVNQTGMSHPIHLHLVHFQVLGRQSAGDYDPAEDDVDLDSLEDPEPYELGWNDVVTVHPSEVVHVAVHFGEYEGLFNDQTGTYMWHCHMVEHEDYDMMRPFVVRPPEDDEGNDTE; this is encoded by the coding sequence ATGGTGGACCACGACGAACGATCCAATTCTGGCCTCTCTCGGCGGGATCTCATGGTTATCTCGAGTGCGGTTGGGGTTTCGGGACTCGCTGGTTGTTCAACCCCCTCAGCAGACATAGAACCAGAGGAACGTCCACCAGAGCAATCGGATGCACGGACGATCCTCGATCATACGTCGCCTACGCTCGAAAAGTGGGTCACGGACCTACCGAAGCCCGGTATCGTTGAACCGGTTGGGAGCAAGGACGACCGGCCATACTACGAGCTGGAGATGCAGGAGTTCGACCAAGAGATGCATCCCGACCTTCCGGCGACCACCGTCTGGGGGTACGAAGGACAATTCCCTGGACCTACGATCGAAGCTGAGAAGGGAGAACCAATCTACGTCCGGTGGGAGAATAAATTGCCGGACGAACATCTCTTGCCCGTGGATACAACGATACACAGTGGTATGGTCCCGTATGATATCCCTGGTGTGCGGGCCGTTACGCACCTCCACGGGGGGAACATCGAACACGAGAGCGATGGCAAAGCTCAGGGGTGGTATACCCGTGATTTTGCGGAAACCGGTCCAACTTTCGAGAAGAAAGATTACTTCTACGTGAATGACCAACCGGCATCGGCGCTCTGGTATCACGACCACTCGGTCGGCATTACCCGATTGAACGTCTACGCCGGTCTGGCCGGATTGTATATCCTTCGAAGTGACGAAGAACGGGAACTCGGCCTTCCCAGCGGCGAGTACGAGATTCCACTCGTCTTGCAGGATCGGAGTTTCAACGATGACGGGTCGTTGTTCTACCCAACTACCGTTGCCGACGCGCCCGACGACGAGTCGTTCCCCGATCCGAGCATCATCTCGGAATTCTACGGAGATACATCAGTCGTCAACGGAAAAGCCTGGCCTCGACTGTCAGTTTCTCCCCGAACGTACCGGTTCCGGATATTGAACGGATCGAACTGTCGGTTCTACAATCTCGACCTTCGTGAGTACGACGAGTCCTCCGAAACCGTTGGCGACACCGGTCCGTCGTTCGTTCAGATCGGTAACGACGGCGGCCTCCTCTCGGAACCTGCCGAACTCGACGATCGACTCGAACTCGGCCCTGGGAAACGCGGTGACGTCGTCGTCGACTTCTCGGAGTGGGAAGGGGAGACGCTGCTCCTCCACAATGACGCTCCTGCTATGTATCGTGCTGAATTCAGCAGTGAAGACGATGATGTCGTTTCACTTCCCGAAATCCTGCTCGTCGACGTCTCGGACTCGGCCGCTGAAGAGAATACGAGTCCTATCCCGTCGAACCTGGCAGATGTACCGGAGATTTCACTGGATACCGTCGACAACATCCGGTACCTCCCGCTCTTGATGCAGAGAGACGAGTACGGGCGAAATCTGCACAAGCTCGGCAACGAAGAACACATGTCCGGACTCGCACTGGATGATCCGGTAACGGAGGATCCACGGCTCGGGGACACCGAGATCTGGAGTATTGTCAATCAGACCGGGATGTCTCACCCAATCCACCTTCATCTAGTGCACTTTCAGGTCCTGGGACGGCAATCAGCAGGAGACTACGATCCGGCAGAGGACGACGTCGATCTGGACTCGCTCGAGGATCCCGAACCCTACGAACTGGGATGGAACGACGTGGTCACGGTTCACCCGTCCGAGGTAGTCCACGTGGCGGTCCACTTTGGGGAGTACGAAGGTCTCTTCAACGATCAGACGGGGACGTACATGTGGCACTGTCACATGGTCGAGCACGAGGATTACGACATGATGCGTCCATTCGTAGTGAGACCACCGGAAGACGATGAGGGGAACGACACAGAATAG
- a CDS encoding DUF4177 domain-containing protein, whose amino-acid sequence MSESEATHWEYETLRPPRGETKKEAEDPKAELNQLGAEGWEFMETIDYEGGGTKYLVFKRPAQSSESV is encoded by the coding sequence ATGTCCGAATCAGAAGCGACCCACTGGGAGTACGAGACGCTTCGCCCGCCGCGCGGTGAGACCAAAAAAGAAGCAGAGGATCCGAAAGCAGAGTTGAATCAACTCGGTGCAGAGGGCTGGGAGTTTATGGAGACGATCGACTATGAGGGAGGCGGCACCAAGTACCTCGTTTTCAAGCGGCCTGCCCAATCAAGTGAGTCAGTATGA
- a CDS encoding CBS domain-containing protein encodes MDISEILSPKFTEFDIGTPLSKVAGAFENQELDAVVVTDGDEYRGVVSRRQLASSSNQPSAKVSSQAQHVPTVERTEDVREVARLMIGSGAKTLPVLDDDRVVGVVTGDAVLEAVRPFLDAVTVDDAYTMELISAAPETSIGKALNMLRDAGIAHLPVVDGDDLVGLLSLYDVIEFTTRGGSKSQGGSSSGFGDRGGGGQNRGGFGAREGDADRMLDLPVRNLMSDAVVTVERNAPLDAVVETMFEQEISSLVVTADDTDEPIGIITKTDVIEALTWERDDRNAVQVFGLDLLEEMDYDDVSALIERMTSKYGEMSVIKASIELQEHKEQSRGVPLVLARIRLVTDRGYFTADGEGYGASHALRLAANAVERRLLKGKTYGQSKKHPDTDEQAQLYGWWLGG; translated from the coding sequence ATGGATATATCTGAGATCCTCTCCCCAAAATTCACGGAGTTCGACATCGGCACACCGCTCTCGAAGGTCGCCGGGGCGTTCGAGAATCAGGAACTCGATGCCGTCGTCGTGACGGACGGCGACGAGTATCGCGGTGTCGTTAGTCGCCGACAGCTGGCTTCCTCGTCCAACCAGCCGTCTGCGAAGGTTAGCTCACAGGCACAGCACGTCCCAACTGTCGAGCGCACCGAGGATGTCCGCGAGGTCGCGCGGCTCATGATCGGTAGCGGCGCCAAAACACTCCCCGTACTCGATGACGACCGTGTTGTCGGTGTGGTGACCGGCGATGCGGTCCTCGAGGCTGTCCGTCCGTTTCTCGACGCAGTAACCGTCGACGATGCCTACACAATGGAGTTGATCAGTGCGGCCCCTGAAACCTCGATCGGAAAAGCGCTCAATATGCTTCGGGACGCCGGGATCGCCCATCTCCCAGTCGTCGACGGGGACGACCTCGTGGGACTGCTGAGCCTGTATGACGTCATCGAGTTCACGACGCGAGGCGGCAGCAAGAGCCAAGGTGGTTCGTCGAGCGGCTTCGGTGACCGTGGCGGTGGCGGGCAGAACCGTGGTGGATTCGGCGCACGCGAGGGCGACGCCGACCGGATGCTCGATCTCCCGGTACGGAACCTGATGTCCGACGCAGTCGTGACAGTAGAGCGGAACGCACCGCTCGACGCGGTGGTCGAGACGATGTTCGAGCAGGAAATCTCCTCACTTGTCGTCACGGCCGACGACACCGACGAGCCGATCGGTATCATCACGAAAACGGACGTCATCGAGGCGCTCACCTGGGAGCGCGATGACCGGAACGCCGTGCAGGTGTTCGGGCTCGACCTGCTGGAGGAGATGGACTACGACGACGTCTCCGCGCTGATCGAGCGCATGACCTCGAAGTACGGTGAGATGAGCGTGATCAAGGCCAGCATCGAACTGCAGGAGCACAAGGAACAGAGCCGGGGTGTGCCGCTGGTGCTGGCACGGATTCGACTGGTCACCGACCGCGGCTACTTCACTGCCGATGGGGAGGGGTACGGTGCTTCCCACGCCCTCCGTCTCGCAGCGAACGCTGTCGAACGCCGACTCCTCAAGGGGAAGACCTACGGCCAGTCGAAGAAGCATCCCGACACTGACGAGCAGGCGCAGCTCTATGGCTGGTGGCTTGGCGGGTAA
- a CDS encoding transcription initiation factor IIB codes for MATREIYEMPFDEDVQTETESNQCPECDGQVTTNAIETICEDCGLVIDEQRIDHGPEWRPHDQDQRKRTGAPLTAARHDRGLSTEIGRRTDANGNELSGQKRQWLARMRREQSRGRFQSKAERNLVQGLGEVRRIVSTLEFAESVRDQACQLFRNAQNEDLLRGRSLEAIAAASVYGIGRCNGLSRTLEDIADAARVGQSRVRSAYKTLNRELGLPAQPVRPSEFIPRLAAELDVSDSIRQRARKMTKEAESTGATTGVRPSGFAAACLYKAGRDEGRWLTQMEAAEAANVTTPTIRSHQATLAELAL; via the coding sequence ATGGCAACTAGAGAGATTTACGAGATGCCATTCGACGAAGACGTCCAGACCGAAACAGAATCGAACCAGTGCCCTGAGTGCGACGGCCAGGTCACCACCAACGCTATCGAAACGATCTGCGAGGACTGTGGGCTCGTCATCGACGAGCAAAGGATCGATCACGGTCCGGAATGGAGACCTCACGATCAGGACCAGCGAAAGCGGACGGGGGCTCCACTGACTGCGGCACGTCATGACCGAGGGCTGTCGACGGAGATCGGTCGGAGGACCGATGCAAACGGGAACGAACTCTCCGGGCAAAAGCGCCAGTGGCTAGCCCGAATGCGGCGTGAGCAGTCTCGTGGGCGGTTCCAGTCGAAAGCTGAGCGAAACCTTGTACAGGGCCTGGGTGAAGTCCGAAGAATCGTGAGCACACTCGAATTCGCAGAGTCGGTTCGCGACCAGGCGTGTCAGCTGTTCCGGAATGCACAGAACGAAGACCTGCTACGCGGCCGATCGCTCGAGGCTATCGCGGCAGCAAGCGTCTACGGGATCGGTCGCTGTAACGGTCTCTCACGAACGCTCGAGGACATCGCCGATGCGGCACGGGTCGGACAGTCGAGAGTCAGGAGCGCCTACAAGACACTAAACAGAGAACTCGGACTCCCGGCTCAGCCCGTTCGTCCGAGCGAATTCATCCCCCGACTTGCAGCGGAACTCGACGTCTCTGACTCCATTCGACAACGAGCTCGAAAGATGACTAAAGAAGCTGAATCAACAGGTGCTACAACGGGCGTCCGGCCATCAGGCTTCGCAGCGGCCTGTCTCTACAAGGCCGGGCGTGACGAAGGACGGTGGCTGACGCAGATGGAGGCCGCGGAGGCTGCGAACGTCACGACTCCGACCATCCGGTCACATCAAGCCACACTCGCTGAACTGGCCCTCTGA
- a CDS encoding RidA family protein — MREPIHSLSQQERLKRVHRSQTYQRHPPRTSSLIHPDSRLKTDEVLVIDRGTRTAYITPVSANADVPYVSETVDDILTAIYFESHTDCYDMARKQIAPDGLIDASSIGYSHGIVVDGTLFMSGQVGWNEEFELAGEDITSQTLKAFENVEILLESIDRSLADVTKVTAHVVELQTNRDAFFEVWNDVFADPPYPCLTLLGPQQLAQDGLLVELEVEVPVEE, encoded by the coding sequence TTGAGGGAACCGATCCATTCATTATCTCAACAGGAAAGACTGAAACGGGTCCATCGTTCCCAGACGTACCAGAGGCACCCACCTCGGACCTCTTCTCTCATCCATCCGGACTCACGCCTCAAGACCGACGAGGTCCTGGTGATCGACCGCGGCACCAGAACGGCGTACATCACGCCTGTGAGCGCTAACGCTGACGTGCCCTACGTTTCCGAAACGGTCGACGACATATTGACCGCCATATACTTCGAGTCCCACACTGACTGCTATGATATGGCACGGAAACAGATCGCTCCAGACGGGCTCATCGACGCCTCGAGCATCGGCTACAGTCATGGTATCGTTGTAGACGGCACCCTCTTTATGTCCGGGCAAGTCGGTTGGAACGAGGAATTCGAACTCGCGGGGGAAGATATTACAAGCCAGACGCTCAAAGCGTTCGAGAACGTCGAGATACTCCTCGAGAGTATCGATCGATCGCTGGCTGACGTGACGAAAGTGACTGCGCACGTCGTCGAGCTACAAACGAACCGGGACGCGTTCTTCGAAGTGTGGAACGACGTATTCGCCGATCCACCGTATCCATGTCTCACGCTCCTCGGGCCACAGCAGCTCGCACAGGACGGGTTACTCGTCGAACTCGAGGTCGAGGTTCCGGTTGAGGAATGA
- a CDS encoding PadR family transcriptional regulator yields MYDLTGFQRDLLYVAAGLNEPHGLAIKDELENYYEKEIHHGRLYPNLDTLVEKGLIEKGEADRRTNIYSVTRRGHREIEDRRQWKDQYVGDLL; encoded by the coding sequence ATGTACGACCTGACCGGGTTCCAGCGTGACCTCTTGTATGTGGCCGCCGGACTAAACGAACCGCATGGACTCGCAATTAAAGACGAACTCGAGAACTACTACGAGAAAGAGATCCACCATGGCCGTCTCTATCCGAACCTTGACACTCTCGTCGAGAAAGGACTTATCGAGAAAGGTGAGGCCGATCGCCGGACGAACATCTATTCCGTGACGCGCCGTGGACATCGTGAGATCGAAGATCGGCGACAGTGGAAAGACCAGTACGTTGGAGACCTTCTGTAA
- a CDS encoding heavy metal translocating P-type ATPase, translating to MTVTEQSSLSTWTVQIERRGGRGEAGARAFEQHLRNTPGVHDVEVSFRTGSVRITYDEGTISEETLRQAVRDRNVALNEDSETVTDDGSTRSELRWEAVFVGLTLAGMMIGLATGWLNGPELLLWTGYGAAYIFGGWYGLKGAIETLRHRAVDIDLLMIVAALGALSIGAPFEGAMLLFLFSLSNTLQHYAIGRSRRAIKSLVEMRPDEAQVLRDDEEVIVPIDDVTVGDVFVVRPGDRIPLDGVVTSGEGTVDQASLTGESVPVPKERGDEIFGGTINESGSLEIEVTRQAHESAITRLIHMVERAQSEKAPTQRLIDRLEQPYVLGVFALTIAAIAIPLAVGGEFTSTFYRAMTLMVAASPCAVIISTPAAVLSAIASGGRQGVLFKGGEHVEAAANINAVAFDKTGTLTKGDTQLTDVFVREGVDDGALTVDDLLSLAAAVQARSEHHLARATVTAAEEQSLTVPSAQRFQSIAGKGVQADVEGGTIHIGNRSFFETVVGDAPIDGLEPGLDRLRTLEKEGKTTVLVAREDDDEITVLGWLSFTDTVRPDAAEMIDDLRSLGVEHIVMLTGDNERVAQQIADEVGIDEVQAELLPEEKVATIEDLVERYENVAMVGDGVNDAPALATATLGVAMGGAGTDVALETADVVLMGDDLSKIPYVLGLGRKTRRTLTVNLAIAFGAIALMVGTILLRGIPLPLAVVGHEGSTVLVSLNGLRLLGYRE from the coding sequence GTGACAGTTACTGAACAATCCTCACTATCGACATGGACGGTCCAGATCGAGCGGCGAGGCGGTCGTGGCGAAGCTGGTGCACGAGCTTTCGAACAACATCTCCGAAACACTCCCGGTGTCCACGATGTCGAAGTTTCGTTCCGAACGGGGAGCGTCCGGATTACCTACGACGAGGGTACAATCTCGGAGGAAACACTCAGACAAGCGGTCCGTGATCGTAATGTCGCACTCAATGAAGACTCTGAGACAGTAACCGACGACGGAAGTACTCGCTCGGAACTCAGATGGGAGGCAGTGTTCGTCGGCCTGACTCTCGCCGGCATGATGATCGGCCTGGCGACGGGGTGGCTCAACGGACCAGAACTTCTGTTGTGGACCGGCTACGGCGCCGCATACATCTTCGGCGGGTGGTACGGGCTGAAAGGCGCAATCGAAACGCTCCGCCACCGCGCCGTCGATATCGACCTCTTGATGATCGTCGCCGCGCTCGGTGCGCTCTCGATTGGCGCACCGTTTGAGGGCGCGATGCTCCTCTTCCTGTTCTCGCTGTCGAATACGCTACAGCATTACGCCATCGGGCGCTCGCGTCGGGCGATCAAATCCCTTGTTGAGATGCGACCGGACGAAGCGCAAGTCCTGCGTGACGACGAGGAAGTCATAGTCCCCATCGACGACGTGACCGTCGGCGACGTGTTCGTCGTCCGACCCGGTGACCGAATTCCACTCGACGGCGTCGTCACGTCCGGTGAGGGGACGGTCGATCAAGCGTCACTCACCGGCGAGTCAGTACCCGTCCCGAAGGAACGCGGCGACGAGATTTTCGGCGGGACGATCAACGAGAGCGGGAGTCTTGAAATCGAAGTCACGCGGCAGGCTCACGAATCGGCGATTACCCGCCTCATCCACATGGTCGAACGCGCCCAGAGCGAGAAAGCCCCGACCCAGCGCCTCATCGATCGTCTCGAACAACCGTACGTCCTCGGCGTGTTCGCACTCACAATCGCAGCGATTGCGATTCCACTTGCGGTCGGTGGCGAATTCACCAGCACGTTCTACCGTGCGATGACACTGATGGTCGCCGCCTCTCCGTGTGCAGTCATCATCTCGACGCCTGCGGCAGTCCTTTCGGCAATTGCCTCCGGTGGCAGACAGGGCGTCCTATTCAAGGGTGGCGAGCATGTGGAGGCGGCAGCGAATATCAACGCAGTCGCGTTCGACAAGACAGGTACGCTCACGAAGGGCGACACGCAGTTGACCGACGTCTTCGTCCGTGAGGGCGTGGATGACGGTGCCCTAACTGTCGACGATTTGCTCTCACTCGCAGCCGCGGTGCAAGCCCGGTCGGAGCATCATCTCGCTCGTGCGACTGTGACGGCGGCGGAAGAGCAGTCACTGACGGTGCCCAGCGCACAGCGGTTTCAGTCAATCGCCGGGAAGGGGGTTCAGGCTGATGTTGAAGGCGGAACCATCCACATTGGGAATCGAAGTTTCTTCGAGACCGTGGTTGGAGACGCACCAATCGATGGTCTCGAACCAGGGTTAGACCGACTCCGGACACTTGAGAAAGAGGGAAAAACTACCGTCCTCGTCGCCCGAGAGGACGATGACGAGATCACCGTGTTGGGATGGCTCTCGTTCACTGACACGGTTCGGCCGGACGCTGCTGAGATGATTGACGACCTCCGCTCGCTCGGGGTTGAGCATATCGTGATGTTGACGGGCGACAACGAGCGCGTCGCACAGCAAATCGCTGACGAGGTCGGCATTGACGAGGTCCAGGCTGAACTCCTACCGGAGGAAAAGGTGGCTACCATTGAGGACTTGGTCGAGCGATATGAGAACGTAGCGATGGTCGGCGACGGTGTCAACGACGCACCGGCGCTCGCCACAGCGACCCTCGGCGTTGCAATGGGTGGGGCGGGGACCGACGTTGCGCTCGAAACCGCCGATGTGGTGCTGATGGGCGACGATCTCAGCAAGATACCGTACGTCCTCGGACTGGGGCGGAAGACTCGCCGGACACTCACTGTCAATCTCGCCATCGCGTTCGGCGCGATTGCACTTATGGTCGGCACGATTCTCCTCCGAGGCATCCCGCTTCCGCTTGCAGTAGTCGGCCACGAAGGCTCCACCGTGCTCGTTTCGTTGAACGGTCTTCGATTGCTCGGCTATCGAGAATAG
- a CDS encoding universal stress protein, with translation MPDTVLVAFDGSPLSERALAYAIENCPNATITAMYVINPIDSIIDVEAGGLPVADDWYDNAQERATALHTSATDLAADYDIDLKTVTEVGKPAREIVEYAAEHDIDQIVMGSHGRSGIDRAILGSVAETVTRRSQIPVTIIR, from the coding sequence ATGCCTGACACCGTTCTCGTCGCGTTCGATGGATCGCCGCTCTCTGAGCGTGCCCTCGCATACGCGATCGAGAACTGCCCGAACGCAACCATCACCGCGATGTACGTCATCAATCCGATTGACTCGATCATCGACGTTGAGGCTGGCGGCCTTCCAGTCGCAGATGACTGGTACGACAATGCCCAAGAACGAGCAACGGCCCTTCATACGTCAGCCACGGACCTCGCAGCAGATTACGACATCGACCTCAAGACTGTCACGGAAGTCGGCAAACCGGCGCGAGAGATTGTCGAATATGCTGCGGAACACGACATCGATCAAATTGTCATGGGAAGTCACGGCCGATCAGGAATCGACCGCGCGATTCTCGGAAGCGTCGCCGAGACAGTCACCCGCCGATCACAGATTCCAGTGACGATCATTCGATGA
- a CDS encoding universal stress protein: protein MFDNILVPTDGSDCAQAAVGYAADLATRYDAKVHALCVVDYRTLENGPQYDQIKKEREEFAERTCNDLSVSGVPAEQAVRTDIPHKAILRYATEQDIDLIVMGTHGRTGVERHLLGSVTEKVVRLSDVPVLTVKAEGDGEITYPYTDILVPTDGSEGAEAAIDPAVDIACTYDARLHALSVIDSMVLGVDVRSVAIVETLEESAQSAVETIEEQATQASVSMVETKIEHGSPYRGIRSYVEEHDIDLVVMGTHGRSRIERYLLGSIAEKTVRTSPVPVMTVRQPE, encoded by the coding sequence ATGTTCGATAACATCCTCGTCCCGACGGACGGAAGTGACTGTGCACAGGCAGCTGTCGGGTACGCCGCAGACTTGGCTACACGCTATGACGCGAAAGTACACGCGCTCTGTGTGGTCGATTACAGGACACTCGAAAATGGTCCACAGTACGACCAGATTAAGAAAGAACGCGAGGAGTTCGCTGAAAGAACCTGTAACGACCTTTCTGTGAGTGGCGTCCCAGCTGAACAAGCCGTCCGTACTGACATCCCCCACAAGGCGATTCTTCGATACGCAACCGAACAGGACATCGACCTCATCGTCATGGGGACGCACGGCCGAACCGGCGTCGAACGGCATCTACTCGGGAGTGTCACCGAAAAGGTGGTCCGGCTCTCAGATGTGCCAGTGTTGACGGTGAAAGCGGAAGGTGACGGTGAAATTACGTACCCCTACACCGATATCTTAGTTCCGACCGACGGAAGTGAGGGAGCTGAGGCCGCTATTGACCCCGCTGTCGATATTGCGTGCACATACGATGCTCGGCTACATGCCCTCTCTGTCATCGATTCGATGGTGTTGGGCGTCGATGTCCGATCTGTTGCAATCGTCGAAACACTCGAAGAGTCCGCTCAATCAGCGGTAGAAACCATCGAAGAGCAAGCGACCCAGGCCTCCGTGTCTATGGTCGAAACCAAGATTGAACACGGCAGTCCCTACCGAGGGATTCGTTCCTACGTTGAGGAGCACGACATCGACCTCGTCGTTATGGGGACGCACGGACGCAGTAGAATCGAGCGATACCTCCTGGGAAGCATCGCCGAAAAGACAGTGCGCACGTCACCAGTTCCTGTAATGACCGTCCGTCAGCCAGAATGA